The DNA window TCGACCCGGCGCTCGCCGGTTACTGGGGCAGTACGGACCTGGACGCGGCCACGGAGACCCTCCTGGAGGTCATCGCCGCGCACCCGGACAAGGTCGACGGCGTCAAGGTCTCGTTGCTGGACGCGCGGCGCGAGATCGAGCTGCGCCGCCGCCTGCCGAAGGGTGTGCGCTGCTACACGGGCGACGACTTCAACTACCCGGAACTGATCGCGGGCGACGACCACGGCTTCAGCCACGCCCTCCTCGGCATCTTCGACCCGCTGGGCCCGCTGGCCGCCGAAGCGGTCCGTACCCTCGACACGGGTGACGCGAAGACCTTCCGCGCACTCCTCGACCCCACCGTGGAGCTGTCCCGGCACCTCTTCGAGCCCCCCACCCGCTTCTACAAGACGGGCGTTGTCCTCCTGGCGTGGCTGGCGGGTCACCAGTCGCACTTCACCATGGTCGGCGGCCTCCAGTCGGCGCGCTCGCTGCCGCACCTGTCGAAGGCGTACGAACTGGCGGACGGCCTGGGGCTCTTCCCGGACCCGCTTCTTGCCGAAGCCCGTATGAAGACCTTCCTCACACTGCACGGAGTGGACCAGTGAGCGCCGTACCGCCGAGCGGCCTTTCCCGGCTCAGCCTCAACCAGGAGACCATCAGGCAGTGGTCGCTGCCGGAGCTCGCCGAGGGGTGCGTGAAGGCGGGCGTGACCGGGGTGGGGCTGTGGCGCGCCCCGGTCCAGGAGTACGGCGTCGAGCGCGCCGCCCGGCTGATGCGGGACGCGGGGCTGGCCGTCACCAGCCTGTGCCGGGGCGGCTTCCTCACGGGCGCCGGCGCCGAGCGCGCCGCCGCGCTGGCCGACAACCGGCGGGCCGTGGACGAGGCGGCCACCCTCGGCACCGGGACGCTGGTCCTGGTCTCGGGCGGGCTTCCGCCCGGCAGCCGCGATCTGTACGCGGCGCGCGAGCGCATCGCGGACGCGCTGGCCGAGCTGGCGCCCTACGCCGCCGAACGGGGCGTACGGCTGGCCGTCGAGCCGCTGCACCCGATGTTCGCCTCGGACCGCTGCGTGGTGTCGACCCTGGGTCAGGCCCTCGACATCGCCGAACGCTTCCCGGCGGAGCGTGTGGGGGTGGTCGTCGACACGTACCACCTGTGGTGGGACGACCGCGTCGCGGCCGGCATCGCCCGCGCGGGGAACCGCATCGCGGCCTTCCAGCTGGCGGACTGGATCACTCCACTGCCCGCGGGCGTTCTGCTGGGCCGGGGGCAACTGGGTGACGGGGTGGTCGACTTCCGCCGCTTTCGCGAACTCGTGGACGCGACCGGCTACACGGGCCCGATCGAGGTGGAGATCTTCAACGAGGGGCTGTGGGCCCGGGACGGCGCGGAAGTGCTGGCGGAGGTGGCGGACCGCTACGTCACGCACGCCCTGCCCGCCCCTCCCATCCCTTCCACATGACCGAAACGCTGTAGCTAGTGATCAATCTTTGATCACTTGTTGATCACCTGCGGGCATCTCGTGTCCTCCTCAAATAAATCCGCCTCCCCGTGCAACCGTTCCGTCGCTCCGCGGGTCCTACTTGGCATCAGGGCTTCCGGGAGGGGATCCGGGGGGATTCAGGGAGGCCTGTACGGAGGGGAATCTGAGGGGCCCGGTCGACGGACCGGGCCTCCTTGGTTTTTGTCCCCCATCGCCGCCCACCGCCCGCCCATCGCCCGCGGGAGACGGCCCGCGGGAGATCTGTCCACAGGCATGCCGCACTGTCGGACCCTGGCGGTAGCGTCGGATCATGCCCAGTCCCACAGGTGTTCCAGCAGCGGCCCAGGCGGTGGCGCCCCCGGCGGTGCTCGAAGGTGTCCTGGAGCGGATCACCTACGCCAACGAGGAGAACGGCTACACGGTCGCCCGCGTCGACACCGGCCGCGGCGGCGATCTCCTCACGGTCGTGGGCTCGCTGCTCGGCGCGCAGCCCGGCGAGTCGCTGCGCATGGAAGGACGCTGGGGCTCCCACGCGCAGTACGGCCGGCAGTTCACCGTGGACAACTACACCACCGTGCTGCCCGCCACGATCCAGGGCATCCGCCGTTACCTCGGTTCCGGGCTGATCAAGGGCATCGGGCCGGTCATGGCCGACCGGATCACCACGCACTTCGGCGTCGACACCCTGGACGTGATCGAGACCGAGCCGAAGCGGCTGATCGAGGTGCCGGGACTCGGCCCGAAGCGGACGAAGATGATCGCGGCGGCCTGGGAGGAACAGAAGGCCATCAAGGAGGTCATGATCTTCCTTCAGGGGGTGGGGGTCTCGACCTCCATCGCGGTGCGCATCTACAAGAAGTACGCCGACGCGTCCATCTCCGTCGTGAAGAACGAGCCGTACCGCCTGGCCGCCGACGTCTGGGGCATCGGCTTCCTGACCGCCGACAAGATCGCCCAGTCCGTCGGCATCCCGCACGACAGCCCGGAGCGCGTGAAGGCCGGCCTCCAGTACGCGCTGTCGCAGTCCACCGACCAGGGCCACTGCTACCTCCCCGAGGAGCAGCTGATCAGCGACGCCGTGAAGCTGCTCCAGGTGGACACCGGCCTGGTGATCGACTGTCTCGCCGAACTGGCGGCGGACGAGGGCGTCGTACGGGAGAAGGTGCCGCCGCCGGAGGGCGGCGAAGGCGATCCGGTCACCGCCGTCTACCTCGTTCCCTTCCACCGGGCCGAGGTGTCCCTGGCCGCGCAGACACAGCGCCTCCTGCGCGCCCCGGAGGACCGGATGCCGGCGTTCCGGGACGTCGCCTGGGACAAGGCGCTGGCGTGGCTCGCGGGCCGTACGGGCGCCGAGCTGGCCCCCGAGCAGCAGGCGGCGGTCAGGCTGGCGCTGACCGAGAAGGTCGCCGTGCTGACCGGGGGGCCCGGCTGCGGCAAGTCGTTCACCGTCCGCTCCATCGTGGAGCTGGCCCGCGCCAAGAAGGCCAAGGTCGTCCTGGCCGCCCCCACCGGGCGCGCGGCCAAGCGCCTGGCCGAGCTGACCGGCGCCGAGGCGTCCACCGTGCACCGCCTGCTGGAGCTCAAGCCGGGCGGCGACGCGGCGTACGACAGGGACCGCCCCCTCGATGCCGACCTCGTCGTCGTCGACGAGGCGTCCATGCTCGACCTGCTGCTGGCGAACAAGCTGGTGAAGGCGGTCGCGCCGGGCGCGCACCTGCTGCTGGTGGGGGACGTCGACCAGCTTCCCTCGGTGGGCGCGGGGGAGGTGCTGCGTGACCTGCTCGCCGACGGCGGACCGGTGCCCTCCGTACGGCTCACCCGGATCTTCCGCCAGGCCCAGCAGTCGGGCGTCGTCACGAACGCGCACCGCATCAACTCCGGCGTCCACCCGATCACTCAGGGCCTCGCGGACTTCTTCCTTTTCGTCGAGGACGAGACCGAGGACGCCGGGCGGGTCACGGTCGACGTGGCCGCCCGCCGCATCCCCGCGAAGTTCGGCCTCGACCCGAGGCGGGACATCCAGGTGCTGGCCCCCATGCACCGGGGGCCGGCCGGCGCCGGGACGCTCAACGGGCTGCTCCAGCAGGCGATCACGCCGGCGAGACCGGACCTGCCGGAGAAGAGGTTCGGCGGCAGGGTGTTCCGCGTCGGAGACAAGGTGACCCAGATTCGCAACAATTACGAGAAGGGGCAGAACGGGGTCTTCAACGGCACCGTGGGTGTGGTGACCTCGCTCGACCCGGACGACCAGCGCCTGACGGTGCTGACCGACGAGGACGAGGAGGTTCCGTACGACTTCGACGAGCTGGACGAGCTGGCGCACGCGTACGCCGTGACGATCCACCGCTCGCAGGGCAGCGAGTATCCGGCCGTGGTGATCCCGGTCACCACCGGGGCCTGGATGATGCTCCAGCGGAACCTGCTCTACACGGCGGTGACCCGGGCCAAGAAGCTGGTCGTGCTGGTCGGCTCCCGCAAGGCCATCGGCCAGGCCGTCCGCACGGTTTCGGCGGGCAGGCGGTGCACGGCGCTGGATCACCGGCTCGCGGGGCGGATGGTGAGGAGCCACTCCACGGAGCAAACCGCACCATAGAGGGACTGTTCCTGGCAAACGTCTCGCTCGACTTCCAGAACCGGGGGTAAGGGGGCAGGATGAGCAGGTTGGCGGCACTGAGTGCCGCGAATGGGCCTAATGGCCGACCCCGAGTGCACTCTGCTGAGCCAAATGGGGGATGGTAGAGACAGTCAGGGCACCTCGAAGAAGAGGCACTACGTCGGTGAGGGATGACGTGAGCGACAACTCTGTAGTACTGCGGTACGGCGATGGCGAGTACACCTACCCGGTGATCGACAGCACCGTCGGCGACAAGGGCTTCGACATCGGGAAGCTCCGGGCTCAGACCGGTCTGGTGACTCTCGACAGCGGATACGGCAACACGGCTGCCTATAAATCCGCGATCACCTACCTCGACGGTGAGCAGGGCATTCTGCGCTACCGCGGATATCCCATCGAGCAGCTGGCCGAGCGCTCCACTTTCGTCGAGGTGGCGTACCTGCTGATCAACGGTGAGCTTCCCAAGGTCGACGAGCTCGCCGCCTTCAGGAACGAGATCACCCAGCACACGCTGCTGCACGAGGACGTGAAGCGGTTCTTCGACGGCTTCCCGCGTGACGCGCACCCGATGGCCATGCTGTCGTCGGTGGTCAGCGCGCTGTCGACGTTCTACCAGGACAGCCACAACCCGTTCGACGAGAAGCAGCGTCACCTTTCGACGATCCGCCTCCTCGCCAAGCTTCCGACCATCGCGGCGTACGCGTACAAGAAGTCGATCGGGCACCCCTTCGTCTACCCGAGCAACGACCTCGGGTACGTCGAGAACTTCCTGCGCATGACCTTCTCGGTCCCGGCGCAGGAGTACGTGCCGGACCCGGTCGTGGTCGCGGCGCTGGAGAAGCTCCTGATCCTGCACGCGGACCACGAGCAGAACTGTTCGACGTCCACCGTGCGTCTGGTCGGCTCCTCGCAGGCGAACATGTTCGCCTCGATCTCCGCCGGCATCAGCGCCCTGTGGGGCCCGCTGCACGGTGGCGCCAACCAGTCGGTGCTGGAGATGCTGGAAGGCATCCAGGCCGACGGCGGCGACGTCGACAACTTCATCCGCAAGGTGAAGAACAAGGAAGACGGCGTGAAGCTCATGGGCTTCGGGCACCGCGTCTACAAGAACTTCGACCCCCGGGCGAAGATCATCAAGGCTGCGGCGCACGACGTCCTCTCCGCCCTGGGCAAGGACGACGAGCTGCTCGACATCGCGCTCAAGCTTGAAGAGCACGCGCTGGCCGACGACTACTTCGTGCAGCGCAAGCTGTACCCGAACGTCGACTTCTACACCGGTCTGATCTACCGGGCCATGGGCTTCCCGACCGAGATGTTCACGGTGCTCTTCGCGCTGGGACGTCTGCCGGGCTGGATCGCCCAGTGGCACGAGATGATCAAGGAGCCGGGTTCCCGCATCGGCCGCCCGCGTCAGATCTACACCGGCGAGGTCCTGCGCGACTTCGTCCCGGTCGAGGGTCGCTGACCGCTCGGTCCCTCGTACAGGCGCAGTGCAGAAAGCGCCCCGCCGCCGATCCCCCCACGGGTCGACGATGCGGGGCGCTTCCCTTTTCCCGGATCGGATTCCCCCCACGGGATCCGGCCGGGCGTCTGTTGGGCGCAGAAGCTCCACACGCGGTCTGCCGGGACGCGTACGTACGGGAGGGCCGCTCATAGCTCCCCGGTGCACGTGTCCCGGCCAACGCTTGCCCGGAATGTCCCCCAAGACATGTCCGCGAACGTCCCCCAAGACGTTCTTGGCATCGCCCACTTAGACTCGCGAGCCAGCCGAATGGTTACCCTCAAATCTCAGTGACGTGTGTCACTTTGTGTGCGTCCTGTGAAGGTACGCAGCCGGAGGCTGTTTGTCACTACGAACACCGAGGAAAACGCCATCGTAAATCCGGCGATCATGGGGTTGAGCAGCCCGGCGGCCGCCAGCGGCAAGGCTGCGACGTTGTAACCGAAGGCCCAGAGCAGGTTGCCCCTGATGGTGCCCAGCGTCCGGCGCGACAGCAGGATCGCGTCCGCCGCCACCCTGAGATCTCCACGAACGAGCGTCAGATCGGCCGCCTCGATGGCGGCGTCCGTGCCCGTCCCCATCGCGAGGCCGAGATCCGCCGTGGCCAGCGCCGCCGCGTCGTTCACGCCGTCGCCGACCATCGCCACGCCGCGCCCCTCGGCCTGGAGCCGCTTCACGACGTCGGCCTTGTCCTGCGGCAGTACCTCGGC is part of the Streptomyces agglomeratus genome and encodes:
- a CDS encoding citrate synthase, which translates into the protein MSDNSVVLRYGDGEYTYPVIDSTVGDKGFDIGKLRAQTGLVTLDSGYGNTAAYKSAITYLDGEQGILRYRGYPIEQLAERSTFVEVAYLLINGELPKVDELAAFRNEITQHTLLHEDVKRFFDGFPRDAHPMAMLSSVVSALSTFYQDSHNPFDEKQRHLSTIRLLAKLPTIAAYAYKKSIGHPFVYPSNDLGYVENFLRMTFSVPAQEYVPDPVVVAALEKLLILHADHEQNCSTSTVRLVGSSQANMFASISAGISALWGPLHGGANQSVLEMLEGIQADGGDVDNFIRKVKNKEDGVKLMGFGHRVYKNFDPRAKIIKAAAHDVLSALGKDDELLDIALKLEEHALADDYFVQRKLYPNVDFYTGLIYRAMGFPTEMFTVLFALGRLPGWIAQWHEMIKEPGSRIGRPRQIYTGEVLRDFVPVEGR
- a CDS encoding sugar phosphate isomerase/epimerase family protein is translated as MSAVPPSGLSRLSLNQETIRQWSLPELAEGCVKAGVTGVGLWRAPVQEYGVERAARLMRDAGLAVTSLCRGGFLTGAGAERAAALADNRRAVDEAATLGTGTLVLVSGGLPPGSRDLYAARERIADALAELAPYAAERGVRLAVEPLHPMFASDRCVVSTLGQALDIAERFPAERVGVVVDTYHLWWDDRVAAGIARAGNRIAAFQLADWITPLPAGVLLGRGQLGDGVVDFRRFRELVDATGYTGPIEVEIFNEGLWARDGAEVLAEVADRYVTHALPAPPIPST
- a CDS encoding ATP-dependent RecD-like DNA helicase — encoded protein: MPSPTGVPAAAQAVAPPAVLEGVLERITYANEENGYTVARVDTGRGGDLLTVVGSLLGAQPGESLRMEGRWGSHAQYGRQFTVDNYTTVLPATIQGIRRYLGSGLIKGIGPVMADRITTHFGVDTLDVIETEPKRLIEVPGLGPKRTKMIAAAWEEQKAIKEVMIFLQGVGVSTSIAVRIYKKYADASISVVKNEPYRLAADVWGIGFLTADKIAQSVGIPHDSPERVKAGLQYALSQSTDQGHCYLPEEQLISDAVKLLQVDTGLVIDCLAELAADEGVVREKVPPPEGGEGDPVTAVYLVPFHRAEVSLAAQTQRLLRAPEDRMPAFRDVAWDKALAWLAGRTGAELAPEQQAAVRLALTEKVAVLTGGPGCGKSFTVRSIVELARAKKAKVVLAAPTGRAAKRLAELTGAEASTVHRLLELKPGGDAAYDRDRPLDADLVVVDEASMLDLLLANKLVKAVAPGAHLLLVGDVDQLPSVGAGEVLRDLLADGGPVPSVRLTRIFRQAQQSGVVTNAHRINSGVHPITQGLADFFLFVEDETEDAGRVTVDVAARRIPAKFGLDPRRDIQVLAPMHRGPAGAGTLNGLLQQAITPARPDLPEKRFGGRVFRVGDKVTQIRNNYEKGQNGVFNGTVGVVTSLDPDDQRLTVLTDEDEEVPYDFDELDELAHAYAVTIHRSQGSEYPAVVIPVTTGAWMMLQRNLLYTAVTRAKKLVVLVGSRKAIGQAVRTVSAGRRCTALDHRLAGRMVRSHSTEQTAP
- a CDS encoding dihydrodipicolinate synthase family protein, which produces MTIRLPYGTYEPRSEPLAPAPHGAPLTSRRVYSAAHVVADPYADVSPDSPAAVDWDATLAFRRHLWSHGLGVAEAMDTAQRGMGLDWAGASELIRRSAAEAKAAGGAIACGVGTDQLPPGETTLPAVTAAYEEQLALVESTGARAVLMASRALAAAARGPEDYLAAYGHLLRQAAEPVILHWLGPMFDPALAGYWGSTDLDAATETLLEVIAAHPDKVDGVKVSLLDARREIELRRRLPKGVRCYTGDDFNYPELIAGDDHGFSHALLGIFDPLGPLAAEAVRTLDTGDAKTFRALLDPTVELSRHLFEPPTRFYKTGVVLLAWLAGHQSHFTMVGGLQSARSLPHLSKAYELADGLGLFPDPLLAEARMKTFLTLHGVDQ